The Streptomyces racemochromogenes DNA segment ACGGCAACTTCCGGCCTCGCCGGCGTTTGAGGCGCGGGGGTCTCGGGCGGAGCCCCCGGGAACGGGGTCCGGGGCAGCGCCCCGGGGAACGGGCGAAGGGCGGGTAGGGGACCCGGCCCCGCGCAGCGGCCCACCACCCCGGCTCCCTGCCCCCTGCCCCTGGCCCTGCCCCTCAGGACGTGGCGGCCCCCATCGCCGCCTCCCGCACCGCCGGCCCCGCCGCACGCCCCCCACCCGCGCCCCCCGCGGAGCGGGCCAGCGCCTCCGCGTGCGCGGCCCGGGCGTGCGCCAGTACGCCCGGCGCCCGGGCCGCGGCCGGCGCCGCCGGGTGCCAGCCCAGCAGGTGCCGCCACACGAGCGGGCTCCCGGCGAGCGGCCGGGCCACCACCCCGCAGGTCGCGGGGAACGTGGCCCGGCACAGCCCGACGGCCCGGCCGACCTGGACCAGGTGCACGCAGGACGCGGTGTCGGTCTCGTAGACGCAGGCGGGCGTGAACCCGGCGCGGACGCAGGCCGCCGCGAAGCAGTCCCCGAAGCAGCCGTCGCCCGGTACGTCGGTCCAGGCCTCGGCGGCCAGCTCGGCCAGCTCGATCTCCGCGCGGCGGGCCAGCGGGTGGTCGTCGGCCAGCATCACGTGGACCGGGTCCCGGGCCACCTCCAGCCAGGCGAGCCGGCCCGGCTCCGGCGGGGCGCTCTCGCCGCACGCGCCGACCAGCGCGAAGTCCAGCCGCCCGGCGGCCACGCCCTGGGCGATCTCCCGTTCCGACCAGGACGTGCACGTGGTCACCGGCACCCCGGGTTCCTGGTGGGCGAGCCGGTCGACGAGCCCGCCGAGCAGCGGCCCGTGGGTCCCGCCGAGCCGGTACCCGGCCGCGCCGCCGCGGGCGAAGCGCACCGCCTCCTCCTGGAGCTCGGACAGGGCGGGCAGCAGGACGCGGGCGCGCTCCAGCACGAGTTCGCCGAGCGCGGTGGTCCGTACGCCGTCCCGTCCGCGCTCGAAGAGTGCGCCGCCCAGGGCCCGCTCGATGCGTTTGAGCTGGCCGCTCAGGGCGGGCTGCGCGAGCCCGAGGGCGGTGGCGGCGCGGGTCAGGCTGCCGGCGTCCGCCACGGCTCTGACGATCTTGAGGTGCCTCAGCTCCAGATCCATGGTCCGAGCTTGGTCCAGACCTGTGCGCGTGCGCTACGGGTCCGGCGCATCCAGAATCGGTAAAGGCTCGTTAGCGCTCCGGGGGACGCCCTACGGAGGTCAGATGAACGTTGTTGCCATGCCGCCCGCCCCGGCCGGCACCCCCGCCCCGGTCTCCCCGGTTTCCCCGGTCGACTGGGACAACCCGACGGACCCGCACCCCGGGCCGCGGCTCGACCACGTACGGACCTACGTGGCGAGCGGCGGCACCGACGGCCACCTGTGGCACGGGGTCCCGACCCTGCTCCTGACCACCCTCGACCGCGCCACGGGCCGGCCGGTGCGCACGCCGCTGGTCTACGCCGAGGACGAGGGCCGGTACCTGGTCGTCGCCGCCGACTCGGGCGGGCCCCGCCGGCCCGCCTGGTACGGGAACCTGACCGCGCACCCGGAGGTCCGCCTCCAGGTGGGCACCCGGACCTTCGCGGCCTGGGCGCGCACGGCGGACCCCGTCGAGCGGGAGACGTACTGGGAGGCACTGACCGCACTGTGGCCGCCCTACGAGGAATACCAGGCGCTCGCGGGGCCCCGGGAGCTGCCCCTGGTGATCGTGGAGGGCTGACGGGCGGGCTCCGGGCCCCCGCCGGAGGCGAATCGATCCGCCTCCGGAGCGCGTCCGGAGCCGCCCCCGGCCGGAACCGCGAACCGGGGTTCCGGGCCCGGCGGGCTCTACGCGGCCGGCCGCTCGGCCGGGGTGGCGACGGCGGTGTAGGTGCGGCCGGCGACCGCGTACTCGCCGAGCGGGGTCATGCCGAACGCGTCGACGTGCACCCGCCAGGAGGCGGCGTTGCCCGCCTCGATGAAGGCGACCAGCGCCTCGGCGCGCCCGGCCGAGGCCTCGACCGCCCTCTCGAACAGGCCCCGGGCCACGCCGTGCCCGCGGAAGGCGGCGTCGACCACGACCGGCCCGTACAGCAGCCACGGCACCTCGCTCAGCGGACGTCCCCGCCAGTCGAGCTCCGGCTGGGCGCGCAGCAGCCCGAGGACCGCCGCCGGCGGGTCGCCCATGTCCGCGGCGACCGACAGCGCGAGC contains these protein-coding regions:
- a CDS encoding LysR family transcriptional regulator, yielding MDLELRHLKIVRAVADAGSLTRAATALGLAQPALSGQLKRIERALGGALFERGRDGVRTTALGELVLERARVLLPALSELQEEAVRFARGGAAGYRLGGTHGPLLGGLVDRLAHQEPGVPVTTCTSWSEREIAQGVAAGRLDFALVGACGESAPPEPGRLAWLEVARDPVHVMLADDHPLARRAEIELAELAAEAWTDVPGDGCFGDCFAAACVRAGFTPACVYETDTASCVHLVQVGRAVGLCRATFPATCGVVARPLAGSPLVWRHLLGWHPAAPAAARAPGVLAHARAAHAEALARSAGGAGGGRAAGPAVREAAMGAATS
- a CDS encoding nitroreductase family deazaflavin-dependent oxidoreductase — encoded protein: MNVVAMPPAPAGTPAPVSPVSPVDWDNPTDPHPGPRLDHVRTYVASGGTDGHLWHGVPTLLLTTLDRATGRPVRTPLVYAEDEGRYLVVAADSGGPRRPAWYGNLTAHPEVRLQVGTRTFAAWARTADPVERETYWEALTALWPPYEEYQALAGPRELPLVIVEG
- a CDS encoding GNAT family N-acetyltransferase; amino-acid sequence: MRFRYATEADAPAMARLFAANHHDALTEEQRAAQGFVQGAFGLDTLRAMARDGELLVADAGHGQVAGLLALSVAADMGDPPAAVLGLLRAQPELDWRGRPLSEVPWLLYGPVVVDAAFRGHGVARGLFERAVEASAGRAEALVAFIEAGNAASWRVHVDAFGMTPLGEYAVAGRTYTAVATPAERPAA